Sequence from the Aromatoleum petrolei genome:
CCGCCTGTCGCCGTGATCCACGTGCCGCCCACGTGCCATACGCCGTCGGCGGTGCGGGCGGCGGCGCGCACCGGCGAAGATTGCTGCAGCTTGAGGCGGAAGCCGAGGGCGGGGCGCGCCTTCTTCGGCTCGAAGCGCAGCACCGCGAGGATGGGATTGAAGTCGGCGAACACGAGCACCTCTTGCACACCGGGCAGTGCGCTCGCATCGACGGAAACCGGGACGTTGAGCGAGTCCTCGGCGATCGCAGGGGCTGCGACCTTCACGCGTGCATCGAACACCACGCTGTCGTTCGGGAAGAAGGTCTTCACCATGTCGCCCCAGCGCGCGGAATCGAGCGGGTCCGCCGCGACCGCGTCAACGGCCGGGGGCGCGGCCGGCGCCTCGGTCAGGGGGTACATCCAAAACATCGCCAGCACGATCAGGGTCGAACTGCGCATCGGGTCTCCTCCGCG
This genomic interval carries:
- a CDS encoding quinoprotein dehydrogenase-associated SoxYZ-like carrier — encoded protein: MRSSTLIVLAMFWMYPLTEAPAAPPAVDAVAADPLDSARWGDMVKTFFPNDSVVFDARVKVAAPAIAEDSLNVPVSVDASALPGVQEVLVFADFNPILAVLRFEPKKARPALGFRLKLQQSSPVRAAARTADGVWHVGGTWITATGGGCTAPSTGSGSPEWQERLNEVSGRIFPRVDGGERLRMRVIHPMDTGLAPGIPVFHIEELTLADESGAELMRIRAYEPVSENPLFTIDLPAEAAAGTRIHARGRDNNGNRIDAWVTQ